The following proteins come from a genomic window of Candidatus Eisenbacteria bacterium:
- a CDS encoding YebC/PmpR family DNA-binding transcriptional regulator produces MSGHSKWATIKRKKGALDAKRGKVFTKWIKEITVAARNGGGDPAGNPRLRTAILGAKGVNMPADNIERAIKKGTGELEGVNYEEVAYEGYGPGGIAILIESLTDNRNRTTGEIRHILTKSGGRMADAGAVHWMFHAKGVLSVPRGVVDEETLLGIVLDAGAEDVDTDDPESYEITTPPQQLEAVKAALAAKGITPLTAELAKVPQSFISLSDKDAEQALKLMEVLEDHDDVQRVSSNLDITAEILAKIQQ; encoded by the coding sequence ATGTCCGGTCATTCCAAATGGGCGACCATCAAGCGGAAGAAGGGCGCCCTCGACGCCAAGCGCGGCAAGGTATTCACCAAGTGGATCAAGGAAATCACGGTCGCCGCGCGGAACGGCGGCGGGGACCCTGCCGGGAACCCACGGCTCCGCACGGCGATCCTCGGCGCCAAGGGCGTCAACATGCCCGCAGACAACATCGAGAGGGCGATCAAGAAGGGGACCGGGGAGCTCGAGGGGGTCAATTATGAAGAGGTGGCCTACGAGGGCTACGGTCCCGGCGGGATCGCGATCCTGATCGAGTCCTTGACCGACAACCGCAACCGGACGACCGGCGAGATCCGGCACATCCTGACCAAGAGCGGCGGCCGGATGGCGGATGCGGGCGCGGTGCACTGGATGTTTCATGCCAAAGGTGTACTCTCGGTGCCGCGCGGGGTCGTGGACGAGGAGACGCTCCTCGGGATCGTGCTCGATGCGGGAGCCGAGGACGTGGACACCGACGATCCAGAGTCCTATGAGATCACGACTCCACCCCAGCAGCTCGAGGCTGTGAAGGCCGCGCTCGCCGCGAAGGGCATTACCCCCCTCACGGCGGAGCTCGCGAAGGTGCCCCAGAGCTTCATCTCGCTCAGCGATAAGGATGCCGAACAGGCCTTGAAGCTCATGGAGGTGCTCGAGGATCATGACGACGTCCAACGGGTTTCGTCGAATCTCGACATCACTGCCGAGATCCTCGCCAAGATCCAGCAGTAG
- the ruvC gene encoding crossover junction endodeoxyribonuclease RuvC, giving the protein MTTSNGFRRISTSLPRSSPRSSSSAASVPAPAATRGAPGTLILGIDPGSRVTGYGFLRMDGSRVLYERSGVIAPRATLPFSDRLIAVYDGLAALLEEARPDEVAVESAFVRKSPQAALQIGHVRGVILLVARQSGATIHEYTATEVKMAVVRQGAAAKQQVGFMVRRLLAGVGAIREDEADALAVALCHANRGPSRQHGMVAGSSSRRRVAAVWKGILAR; this is encoded by the coding sequence ATGACGACGTCCAACGGGTTTCGTCGAATCTCGACATCACTGCCGAGATCCTCGCCAAGATCCAGCAGTAGCGCGGCGTCGGTGCCCGCGCCCGCCGCCACGCGGGGCGCCCCCGGCACCTTGATCCTCGGCATCGATCCCGGCAGCCGCGTGACGGGCTACGGGTTCCTCCGCATGGATGGGAGCCGCGTTCTCTACGAGCGCTCGGGCGTGATCGCTCCGCGCGCGACACTTCCCTTCTCCGATCGGCTCATCGCGGTCTACGACGGTCTCGCCGCCCTCCTCGAGGAGGCTCGTCCGGACGAGGTCGCGGTCGAGAGCGCCTTCGTGCGGAAGAGCCCCCAGGCCGCGCTTCAGATCGGGCATGTGCGGGGCGTCATCCTCCTCGTCGCCAGGCAAAGCGGCGCCACAATCCACGAATACACGGCGACCGAGGTCAAGATGGCGGTCGTGCGCCAAGGCGCCGCCGCCAAGCAGCAGGTGGGGTTCATGGTGCGCCGGCTGTTAGCCGGGGTCGGCGCGATCCGCGAAGACGAAGCGGACGCGCTTGCGGTGGCGCTCTGCCACGCCAACCGCGGACCGTCTCGCCAGCACGGGATGGTGGCGGGCTCGTCGAGTCGGCGGCGGGTGGCCGCCGTCTGGAAAGGAATCCTCGCGCGATGA
- the ruvA gene encoding Holliday junction branch migration protein RuvA, which yields MIDSITGALAAKNPTSTVVRVGGFNMRILISVSCFETLPAIGREITLLTYLHVREDALQLYGFSDEVERNLFERLISVSGIGPRLAVGILSGATASRVREAIESGDADFLVTLPGVGKKLASRLVVELREKFTPAVTVTTQPGAGTPGALQVGIAGDAAAALVSLGFTRSGAVSAVQEALQDLGANATVETVIRKALQQGVR from the coding sequence ATGATCGACTCGATTACCGGAGCGCTTGCCGCCAAGAACCCGACCTCGACGGTCGTTCGGGTCGGCGGGTTCAACATGCGGATCCTGATCTCGGTCTCCTGCTTCGAGACGCTCCCCGCGATCGGCAGGGAGATTACGCTCTTAACCTACCTCCACGTGCGGGAGGACGCGCTCCAGCTCTACGGATTCAGCGACGAGGTGGAACGGAACCTCTTCGAGAGGCTGATCTCCGTCTCGGGAATCGGGCCGCGGCTCGCGGTCGGGATCCTGAGCGGCGCCACCGCCTCGCGCGTGCGGGAGGCCATCGAGTCTGGGGACGCGGACTTCCTCGTCACGCTCCCCGGCGTGGGCAAGAAGCTCGCCTCGCGCCTCGTGGTGGAGCTGCGCGAGAAATTCACCCCCGCGGTGACCGTGACGACCCAGCCAGGAGCGGGAACGCCCGGCGCGCTCCAGGTCGGGATCGCGGGGGACGCAGCGGCGGCGCTGGTCTCGCTCGGCTTCACGCGGAGCGGGGCGGTCTCGGCTGTCCAGGAGGCGCTTCAGGATTTGGGCGCCAACGCGACCGTGGAGACCGTCATCCGGAAGGCGCTACAGCAGGGAGTTCGATAG
- the ruvB gene encoding Holliday junction branch migration DNA helicase RuvB translates to MTKSPKPKPLALPAPIDHERITDPGPIGGERDLDRTLRPQRLEEFVGQESLREQLRIAVEAAMQRGEPLDHILLHGPPGLGKTTLASILAAEMEVPIVQTSGPVLERAADLAGLLTNLDHRAVLFIDEIHRMNPVVEEYLYPAIEDFRLDIMIDRGPSARSVRIDLKRFTLIGATTRTGLLSAPLRGRFGLSARLDYYTTGELTQIIRRSAQILKVPIDAAGARELAARSRGTPRVGNRLLRRVRDYAETRAQGKITEEVARAGLKLLEVDARGLDDMDRRMLEAIVVKYGGGPVGLSTIAVVVGEEPGTLEDVYEPYLIQEGFLKRTARGREATDLAFTHLGLSPPDRGGAGGAGSAPGSPKEPEEGSEPPQKTLF, encoded by the coding sequence ATGACGAAAAGCCCCAAGCCGAAGCCCTTGGCCCTGCCGGCGCCGATCGACCATGAGCGGATCACGGACCCCGGGCCGATCGGGGGCGAGCGGGACCTCGACCGGACGCTACGGCCGCAGCGCCTGGAGGAGTTCGTGGGGCAGGAGTCGCTCCGCGAGCAGCTCCGGATCGCGGTCGAGGCCGCCATGCAGCGCGGGGAGCCGCTCGACCACATCCTCCTGCACGGGCCGCCCGGGCTCGGCAAGACCACGCTCGCCTCGATCCTCGCGGCCGAGATGGAGGTGCCGATCGTCCAGACCTCCGGGCCCGTCCTCGAGCGCGCCGCCGATCTGGCCGGATTGCTCACGAACCTCGACCACCGAGCGGTCCTCTTCATCGACGAGATCCATCGCATGAATCCAGTCGTCGAGGAGTACCTCTATCCGGCGATCGAGGACTTCCGCCTCGACATCATGATCGACCGCGGCCCGAGCGCGCGGAGCGTTCGGATCGACTTGAAGCGGTTCACGTTGATCGGCGCGACGACCCGCACGGGGTTGTTGAGCGCGCCTTTGCGGGGCCGGTTCGGCCTGAGCGCGCGGCTCGACTACTACACGACCGGGGAGCTGACCCAGATCATCCGGCGGTCGGCGCAGATCTTGAAGGTGCCGATCGACGCGGCCGGCGCCCGGGAGTTGGCGGCGCGCTCGCGGGGCACGCCCCGCGTTGGGAACCGATTGTTGCGGCGCGTGCGCGATTACGCCGAGACGCGCGCGCAGGGGAAGATCACCGAGGAGGTCGCGCGGGCCGGGCTCAAATTGCTGGAGGTCGACGCGCGCGGGCTCGACGACATGGACCGCCGCATGCTCGAGGCGATCGTGGTGAAGTATGGCGGAGGTCCGGTCGGGCTTTCGACGATCGCGGTCGTCGTAGGCGAGGAGCCCGGGACGCTAGAGGACGTCTACGAGCCCTACCTGATCCAGGAAGGCTTCCTGAAGCGTACCGCACGCGGCCGCGAAGCCACCGATCTCGCCTTCACGCACCTCGGCTTGTCGCCGCCGGATCGGGGAGGCGCCGGTGGAGCGGGGTCCGCTCCCGGGAGCCCGAAGGAGCCCGAAGAAGGCTCGGAGCCGCCGCAGAAGACGCTGTTCTGA
- a CDS encoding alpha/beta hydrolase has translation MAGTKGLNVVLVHGGFVDGSGWEGTYNILRKDGYNVAIVQNPTVSLAGDVAATKLVLDTLDGPDILVGHSYGGVVITEAGNDPRVAGLVYIAAFAPDKGESVDALIKNPPPGAPVPPIQAPRNGYLFLDKAKFRASFAADVDEEKAAFMADSQVPWGVEALGGAITEAAWKTKPSWYLVSTEDKMIPPAAQRAMSMRAGSTVVEEKGSHAIYVSKPQAVAALIQAAAKDVHVTAS, from the coding sequence ATGGCTGGAACGAAAGGGTTGAACGTCGTGCTCGTGCACGGAGGCTTCGTCGACGGCTCGGGCTGGGAGGGTACATACAATATCCTCAGGAAGGACGGCTACAATGTCGCCATTGTTCAGAACCCGACGGTGTCGCTTGCCGGCGACGTGGCGGCCACCAAGCTCGTCCTGGATACGTTGGACGGCCCCGATATTCTGGTCGGCCACTCCTACGGTGGAGTTGTGATCACCGAGGCCGGCAACGACCCGAGGGTCGCCGGCCTCGTTTACATCGCCGCCTTCGCTCCGGACAAGGGCGAGTCCGTGGATGCTCTGATCAAGAATCCGCCGCCCGGTGCTCCTGTGCCGCCCATCCAAGCGCCGCGGAATGGGTATCTGTTCCTCGACAAGGCGAAGTTCCGCGCCTCCTTCGCAGCGGACGTGGACGAGGAGAAGGCCGCGTTCATGGCCGACTCGCAGGTTCCGTGGGGGGTGGAGGCTCTCGGCGGAGCGATCACCGAGGCGGCGTGGAAAACCAAGCCGAGCTGGTACTTGGTGTCTACCGAGGACAAGATGATCCCGCCCGCGGCCCAGCGGGCTATGTCCATGAGGGCCGGCTCGACTGTTGTCGAGGAGAAGGGCAGCCACGCAATCTATGTCTCGAAGCCGCAAGCCGTGGCCGCGCTAATCCAAGCGGCTGCCAAGGATGTTCACGTTACGGCGAGCTGA